A window of the Bacteroidota bacterium genome harbors these coding sequences:
- a CDS encoding DUF695 domain-containing protein — MLRNFFGRGRKRKLKEDEVRVVLPEEHFTLMKWKQDGLPCVGSLNDSLRDFAHKRIFSWQLSVTIDFQHLAENGMPTQAEQDLVDPFCEVLDAEIKAGGNALFLVRETWNKTRRMVWRVYDPEISHKYLQSLISSKNHPRPFDYKMEQDPSWEQTTWYFSQLKG, encoded by the coding sequence ATGCTTCGCAATTTTTTTGGCCGTGGGCGCAAAAGAAAACTGAAAGAAGACGAAGTACGCGTTGTACTTCCCGAAGAACATTTCACCTTGATGAAATGGAAGCAGGATGGACTCCCCTGCGTGGGCTCGCTAAATGACAGCTTGAGAGACTTTGCGCACAAACGCATATTCAGCTGGCAGTTGTCTGTAACCATTGATTTCCAGCATCTCGCAGAAAATGGCATGCCTACGCAGGCAGAGCAAGACCTTGTTGACCCCTTTTGCGAGGTATTGGATGCAGAGATTAAAGCCGGCGGCAATGCCCTCTTTCTGGTCCGCGAAACGTGGAATAAAACACGGCGCATGGTTTGGCGCGTATACGATCCTGAGATATCACATAAGTACCTGCAATCCCTTATTAGCTCCAAAAACCACCCGAGACCCTTCGATTACAAAATGGAGCAAGACCCTTCCTGGGAGCAAACTACCTGGTATTTTTCCCAGCTAAAAGGCTAA